TGACTGTAAGATCTTAAAAACTGACTTTTTCAAACTTGTTATTAAACTATTCTGTGCAATACTGCAGcactattattattaacaaactAAGTCACTGTGCAGTCTAGTCAGAAGATACAGCACAAGCGCAGAGCCTTAGTTACAAATATACTATACATATAAATTAAATGAGTTTAATACTGCAGCAGTGAAATATCACAGACAATTGTATACTTAAATTCCCACAGTAAGTAAAGTGTCCTAAGGGATGTGAGCTTCCTGAGTGGCATTTTCATACCTGTGACTCATTGTGCTGAAGAATGTTTCCACCTGCTCTGTGTCTTCTGACTCAGTTGACTTTCTGGGAATCTCGCCTTCTTCTTCACCCTCTTCTTGGTGCTGAAGTCGAAAATCCTTCACGTCCCCATTGTTGTTGTCATGCGTCTGACTTTGGTCCACTTTGTCCATCTGCTCTTGTCCTATCTGCTTTTGTTCATCATCTTCACTCTCGTCATCCCCCTCTGCTGGCTGGTCATAGTGTTCAATCTCAGGGGTGGTCTGGGTAGTAGGTAAGCTAGGATTAACTTGATCCTTGTGGACTTCTGAGCTGCTGGCTGTTTCAGTGTCTGCATGAAACAACGATGCATGAGTCTTTTTGCAAATTAGACTGTCAAAAATCAGTCTAGTgtctacacatttttttttattaaacacgACCTATGACCCTGAGAAAGCTACTCCAGTAGCATCACAAATTCACAGTTGGTACAGCAACTCAAGCCATTTTAGGTTCCTCATCTCTCCCTGTAAGACAACTTTCTTCTTATTGGCTGATGCTTGCAAATAGAAGATTTGAATAGCAGGTGGGTGAAGCAGCTGCACCCAGAGCCAGAGCTGTATAGCTGAGATGACAATATGAAGAAATACGAGCACTCACAAAGAGACAGCTATCTTTTTAAATGCTATATTGcatatattaatttattttcttatgctacattaaaatacaatataagaaaataaacattaaaaacctCTGCATCTCCATTGACTTACTATATAGATCCCAATCAAAGTAATAAAGTATGAAAAGACTAGTCTTATTTCTCAGCAATGGCCCCTTTGTGTAAAGGCTTTGTCACTGCTAAGGGAAATGTAATAATGGAACAAGTCATCCATCACTGTACTCACTAAAAGACAATAATCTATTCACTTCAGTTCATAGAATACACAAACAACAACCAGGGCCCTTGAGTGCTGTGTAGTCTTTCCTTTGTGGAATGCGGTAATGGTTTTTAGTTCAGGAACTTCCCCAGCAAGAAAAGCGAGTGGCTGGCAACCTGACCTACCTGATGGAGAAGATTGGTTTTCTGGTCTGCCTGGCTCATCTGGTCCCTCTGGCCCGGAGTCAAGGGTCTGGCTGTCATGTGCAATTGTTTCTCCTGAGGTTTCGGACAAATCTTTCCACCTGTAATATGTTTCAGGACAATGTGTCAATTCTAAAAAGCTGGGACAGAAATTATGCCCTTGACAAAATGCAACAACAATGGCAGAATATCAACAGAAACCTtttgaaactgtatttttgtttgAACATCTCTTTGCTCTGTGCTACCTTTAGCACCTACGTGGCACTTCATGAGCGATAAAATCATTCAATACAGTAAGAGAAGCCACCTACTTTTCTCCAAGGTTCTGATTTAAATGATGGCTGTGTTTAATCTGTGGAGACAgcacaacacagacaaacactggGTGACTACGCATATTTTGATTTTTGGAAAACAATCCCAGAGCAATTATACTAGCTTGCCCACACAGAGCTGGTGAGAGAAGTATACCTTCTGAGGTTTGATGGGTGCTACTGGAGGAGTTCCTGGTGGACTCTGTGTTGCCAAATCTGTAGTGAAAGTACGATTTGCTATCTGCATGCATTCCTCTAGAGTCTTAAGGAAAGTCGTGCATGTAGACTTCACCATATTCCCAGTGTCTAGACCCATCTGAGaaggaaacacaaacatacatgttGGGTGTAGATTGCTAACGAAATCTGCTGAAATCCAAGCCAAAAGATTCAAGACGTATACAACAACTGTTTCTTGTCTATTAATACGTACATAGCAACTGCAAACTAGCTACTCTATACTGCAGTTTCACACTAACAGCAGCATATCACATTTCATCAGCTCATCCAAACTTTAACCTTACCTCTGGTGTGTCTCCTAGCTCATCATTCTCCTTGATCTTGTTTACTTGTTGGAGGAGAAGGTCACAGTACAATCTGAGTTCTGACATCTTAGTTTTCAGCGCCTCTGTATTCTCCTGAAGCTCTGTATTCATTGTGCACACAGACAGCAGATCAGAGTTTGAGAAGTCGTGCAAATGCCTTACAACACTTGTATGTAAGTATGGTCTGTACTATTCCAGGTCTAAACGCTTTTACCCTGTTTTTACTTGCAACAGTATCTTGTAAAGTATCCAAATACCTTTTTCTCTCTTGGTTCGGTTGTCTGTAAGGCAAGCTTTGGCTGTTCCCAGCGCCACCAGCCATTTCTGCCTTTCTGCTGCATTGATGGCTCTGAGGTAAAAGTACTGCTCTCCTGGTATGGTCAGGTCAACTCGTGTAGAGTCAGAGgaatgaactaaaaaaaaaaaaaaaaacagcagcaagcaAGGGAACATGCCTGTCAGTACTGCACCCAAAGGATGCTTGCTCTGGTTAAACCGTGCACAGAGTAAAGTGGAGCACACCGACCTTGGATTTCACAAACGGAAATTTTAATGCTGCCCTTGCACCCTTTCCAGGCATCTTCTTGAGAGTCATAGTAGGACAAAGTTCCTCCATGAAGCACAAACCAGCGAGGCTGCCAACCTATAAAGCGTATGGGAAAAATAAGTGAATCAATGCTGTGGCATTACTGTAAACTGCACTTAGTTTTTAGCATTAGAAAAGTCATCAACATACAGCGTTACCCAGCTTCGTGAACTTGACGAGTCTTAAGTTATGTTAGCAACAACTAATTGGTTGTGAAGTCAGATTATAACGACAGGTGGTGGACATGACCGAGCGCTGCTAGCTAAGACTGACGTAACGGCTCAACTCTAATTCACTGAACAGCTAATTTATCAAAGATAGGAATGCTAGTGGTCAATACGCTACCAAAGCTGGCGGGCAGCTAACGGTAGCTCGTCCGTTTTAACGTCACAAACTcgctgtcatgctagctagcagcCTCAAAACGAGCTCTACAACGGAAAGCACGCAAAGACTTTAGTGTTAACCTACCACTTATGTAATTGGTCCACTTATACAGCATTCCTTCCATTATTTAATTGCATGTTTTCCCCGTTCATTACTTGTTTATCACAACAGGACGTGATGCCCAGCTGACTGTAGCGACTCCATTGGGCCCGAGTGTGATTTTCGGAGTAACGTCCACCGCTTTGCATTCCAACTACGTCGATAAAAGTGCGTAAACTTTTTCGTGAATCTGCCACTAGCCGATCCTGAGCGTTACTATCGCCTTTCTTCACCACACCCCCGCCCCCCTCCTTCGTCATATGGGTTTAAGTAGCCTAGGTGTGGATTGTAGTGATTGGCACATGGAAGCATCAATGAAAGAAGAGATTCTAAAGAAAGGGCGGGGCTTAGGAATGACGCTATCCAATTGCAGATGGAGGAGGGCAGACAGCTCAACAGTGGGTCCGTCGCAGAAGTTGGGTGCCACGTATGGCATTCTTTAcatgtctttattttaaattctgtagaaagagagagtgaaatTGAAGTTATCTCATCCACTTCTCATGAGTAAGTGCTGTTATCTATAAGTATGAtcttgttttctctctgctcGTTATTGGCATCACTGTTTGTGTTGGTCACTGGGGGAAAACTGCCCGAGCCCGAAGTGAAAATTGAGGTGATACACAAACCCTTCATGTGTCACCGCAAGTCAAAAAACGGAGACATGCTTCTTGTTCATTACGAGGGATTTCTGGAGAGTAATGGCACCATGTTTCATTCCAGGTAATAAATGTAACAGTGATGCATGTATTGCATATACTTTAGTCTCAACTGCTTATTAAAACTGTACGCCGCTGAACATGTGCAGCATCTCATATTTCTGCGTTTGTGCAGCTGTACAGTCAAACTCAACACTTATATCCTCACATAGTTGGCTGGCACTCACTTAACCCTCATTCCACTTACATTTGGCATATCAGTCCTCTGTATGGCATCCGGATATTGACTGCATGTCTCTTTTTGACTCCTGATAGCCGCAAACATGGGGATAAAAACCCTGTGTGGCTTACCCTGGGGATCCGAGAGGTGCTCAAGGGTTGGGATAAGGGTCTGCAGAACATGTGCACAGGGGAGCGCAGGAAGCTGACTGTACCTCCATCGCTGGCATATGGCAAGGAAGGAAAAGGTAACACAAACTATGTGCAacacatacagaaaaaacaaaacaaaacgttcCACTGTAACATCTCTGTCACTTGGACATTTTTATTGGTTTACAGGGAAAATTCCTCCAGGCAGCACCCTCATTTTTGACATTGAACTCATGGAGATTCGAAATGGGCCCAGGTCACACGAATCTTTCCGGGATATGGATCTAAATGATGACTGGAAGCTCTCCAG
The DNA window shown above is from Astatotilapia calliptera chromosome 11, fAstCal1.2, whole genome shotgun sequence and carries:
- the plekha8 gene encoding pleckstrin homology domain-containing family A member 8; translated protein: MEGMLYKWTNYISGWQPRWFVLHGGTLSYYDSQEDAWKGCKGSIKISVCEIQVHSSDSTRVDLTIPGEQYFYLRAINAAERQKWLVALGTAKACLTDNRTKREKELQENTEALKTKMSELRLYCDLLLQQVNKIKENDELGDTPEMGLDTGNMVKSTCTTFLKTLEECMQIANRTFTTDLATQSPPGTPPVAPIKPQKIKHSHHLNQNLGEKWKDLSETSGETIAHDSQTLDSGPEGPDEPGRPENQSSPSDTETASSSEVHKDQVNPSLPTTQTTPEIEHYDQPAEGDDESEDDEQKQIGQEQMDKVDQSQTHDNNNGDVKDFRLQHQEEGEEEGEIPRKSTESEDTEQVETFFSTMSHRFSDIRLDDDNGIPTQEFLDSCYAIVPVLDKLGSTVFAPVKMDFVGNIKKIHQKLRSDPESFSTLQSIVLHEVETDVAQVRNSATEALLWLRRGLKFLKEFLSEVNAGEQDIQGALNNAYGKTLRQYHGWVVRGVFALALRASPSYQSFTAALVSREGDKLKSDFINGMHRDLGVYLPAMEKQLAILDALYEEYNLESDEVV
- the fkbp14 gene encoding peptidyl-prolyl cis-trans isomerase FKBP14 isoform X2, producing the protein MEEGRQLNSGSVAEVGCHVWHSLHVFILNSVERESEIEVISSTSHDRKHGDKNPVWLTLGIREVLKGWDKGLQNMCTGERRKLTVPPSLAYGKEGKGKIPPGSTLIFDIELMEIRNGPRSHESFRDMDLNDDWKLSRLEVKEYLKKEFEKHGYSPNDTHHEVMVDDIFKNEDEDKDGFISAREFTYQHDEL
- the fkbp14 gene encoding peptidyl-prolyl cis-trans isomerase FKBP14 isoform X1 codes for the protein MILFSLCSLLASLFVLVTGGKLPEPEVKIEVIHKPFMCHRKSKNGDMLLVHYEGFLESNGTMFHSSRKHGDKNPVWLTLGIREVLKGWDKGLQNMCTGERRKLTVPPSLAYGKEGKGKIPPGSTLIFDIELMEIRNGPRSHESFRDMDLNDDWKLSRLEVKEYLKKEFEKHGYSPNDTHHEVMVDDIFKNEDEDKDGFISAREFTYQHDEL